From one Labeo rohita strain BAU-BD-2019 unplaced genomic scaffold, IGBB_LRoh.1.0 scaffold_66, whole genome shotgun sequence genomic stretch:
- the LOC127161507 gene encoding V-set and immunoglobulin domain-containing protein 8 has protein sequence MSTFRLILLVSISTQYVMCAATVNVSVQQEQNVSLSCYLNSSSEMAWYRLSSEKITLLVSAARGNLQKKDFITYYNEDESHFRLEEDRRLDSITLAITGVRESDLGLYYCAVRIGAKAMRFGTAVRLTFADAEQQRSSAGVGCRTLLVCACVACGFCGSLCVCALCYGRGSSRVSCIRCAKEISNVKTAQVQYSSLRFLRRSRAAAPAPANVTYATIAKAIRTS, from the exons ATGAGCACTTTCAGACTAATCCTTTTAGTCA GCATCAGCACACAGTACGTGATGTGTGCAGCCACTGTGAATGTGAGCGTCCAGCAGGAGCAGAACGTTTCTCTGTCCTGTTACCTGAACTCCAGCTCTGAGATGGCATGGTATCGACTGAGCTCGGAGAAGATTACTTTACTCGTATCAGCAGCGAGAGGAAACCTTCAGAAAAAAGACTTCATTACTTACTATAATGAGGATGAGAGTCACTTTCGGCTGGAGGAAGACAGGAGGCTGGACTCCATCACCCTGGCCATCACCGGGGTCCGAGAGTCGGATCTGGGGCTGTACTACTGCGCTGTCCGCATCGGCGCGAAGGCCATGCGTTTTGGGACTGCTGTCAGACTCACATTTGCAG aCGCTGAACAGCAGCGCTCCTCGGCTGGCGTGGGCTGCAGGACGCTCTTGGTCTGCGCTTGTGTTGCATGTGGGTTTTGCGGCAGTCTCTGCGTGTGTGCGCTTTGTTACGGGCGAG GGTCTTCCAGGGTTTCTTGCATCAGATGTGCGAAAGAAATCTCAAATGTCAAG ACAGCACAAGTACAGTATTCCAGTCTCCGGTTCCTCAGACGCTCCAGAGCCGCGGCTCCTGCTCCGGCCAACGTGACGTACGCTACTATAGCCAAAGCCATCCGCACGTCCTGA